The Magnolia sinica isolate HGM2019 chromosome 9, MsV1, whole genome shotgun sequence genome contains a region encoding:
- the LOC131256953 gene encoding early nodulin-like protein 17, translating into MLNSISTVLLILLFISTVHSTDHIVGGNRGWNPGINYTLWANNHTFYVGDLISFRYQKNMYNVYRVNETGYDNCTTDVSYGNWSSGKDFISLDHPKWYYFICGNWFCNSGMKVAVHVLPLPSPPKAAEDSAGKVKNGVEVVSRPGMAVLLAVAVSIWWNWM; encoded by the exons ATGCTAAACTCCATCTCCACCGTCCTTCTCATCCTCCTCTTCATCTCGACCGTTCACTCCACCGATCACATCGTAGGCGGCAACCGCGGCTGGAATCCAGGCATCAACTACACGCTCTGGGCCAACAACCACACATTCTACGTCGGAGATCTCATCT CTTTCAGGTACCAGAAGAACATGTACAATGTCTACAGGGTCAATGAGACCGGCTACGACAACTGCACGACGGACGTATCGTATGGAAACTGGAGCAGCGGCAAGGATTTCATCTCGCTCGACCATCCCAAGTGGTACTACTTCATCTGCGGCAACTGGTTCTGCAACAGCGGCATGAAGGTGGCGGTGCACGTGCTGCCGCTTCCGTCGCCGCCGAAGGCGGCGGAGGATTCGGCCGGGAAGGTGAAGAACGGGGTAGAGGTGGTTTCCCGGCCGGGAATGGCGGTTTTGTTGGCTGTGGCGGTTTCGATCTGGTGGAATTGGATGtga